The following coding sequences are from one Candidatus Caldatribacterium sp. window:
- a CDS encoding methylenetetrahydrofolate reductase C-terminal domain-containing protein, translating into MIVGERKPLREILDLLSPYEKVLVLGCGACVTVCLAGGEKEARELAAILRLKGFSAEASSVERQCEREFLLPLREKISEFPVVLSLACGVGVQTLSEVFPKTPVFPGLNTSFMGAPVTQGVWEERCIGCGECIVHRFGNICPVARCAKNLLNGPCGGSKNGKCEVRPERDCAWQLIYDRMKSLGRLEELFAIQPPKDWSFSRFGAQRKIVREDVRH; encoded by the coding sequence GTGATTGTCGGAGAGCGCAAACCCTTAAGAGAAATTCTTGACCTTCTCTCCCCCTATGAAAAAGTCCTTGTTCTCGGGTGTGGAGCCTGTGTTACAGTGTGCCTTGCAGGAGGGGAAAAGGAAGCTCGGGAACTTGCGGCCATCCTTCGGCTCAAGGGTTTCTCGGCGGAGGCTTCTTCGGTGGAGCGGCAATGCGAGCGGGAATTCCTCCTCCCTCTTCGAGAAAAGATTTCTGAGTTTCCGGTGGTGCTCTCCCTTGCCTGTGGGGTGGGGGTGCAGACTCTGAGTGAGGTTTTCCCCAAAACTCCTGTTTTCCCGGGCCTCAATACGAGCTTCATGGGGGCTCCTGTCACCCAGGGGGTGTGGGAGGAGCGTTGCATCGGATGTGGGGAGTGCATTGTGCACCGTTTCGGGAATATCTGCCCTGTGGCCCGCTGCGCCAAAAACCTCCTCAACGGTCCCTGTGGAGGGTCAAAGAACGGAAAATGTGAAGTTCGCCCCGAGCGGGACTGTGCGTGGCAACTCATTTACGACCGGATGAAGTCCCTCGGAAGGCTTGAGGAGCTTTTTGCCATCCAGCCCCCCAAGGACTGGTCGTTCTCTCGCTTTGGGGCACAGCGGAAAATCGTTCGGGAGGATGTCAGGCATTGA